Proteins encoded together in one Schumannella luteola window:
- a CDS encoding HNH endonuclease signature motif containing protein, whose protein sequence is MKKPATTARGGDCAGDDVGPAVTLEGLVVRAETVSARVCAAQVAEVRMLADAGFFAEREATGARASVKAHDMALRAVAAELGGVLRLSDRTVQARIGDAREMVEHYPTAVDAWEAGLITRTHMNVIVTAGRAVPVERRAEFETEALERSLTDTPNRVRAGLEIYAEQLAERTLTERHEEAARERCVRVFPGRDGMCDVVATVPMVIGDAILDRLTRMGQTVNDVSPGDDERGIDQVRADVFADLLLAGTPALDPTRHGDREGALGAIRAQVQVVIPALALVGHDESSADLVGRSPIDADTARRLARNAPSLTRMLTDPVTGTVTAVDNYRPSWAQRRHLRARDQHCRFPGCRQAAIRCELDHTLDHALGGATALSNLAHLCQRHHSMKQFTGWAVRQLPGGVLEWTSETGRSYRENAPTPAVAFTPATMATTRTPPDQPIPANPRVPPDPPIPPDVAGDLHIPIDPDPDAIDRFFELLEIQLDRALDPAPF, encoded by the coding sequence ATGAAGAAGCCCGCGACGACAGCCCGAGGCGGTGACTGCGCCGGCGATGACGTCGGGCCCGCGGTCACGCTCGAGGGTCTCGTCGTGCGCGCCGAGACCGTGTCAGCGCGGGTGTGCGCGGCGCAGGTCGCGGAGGTGCGGATGCTCGCCGACGCCGGCTTCTTCGCCGAACGCGAGGCGACCGGGGCGCGGGCGAGCGTGAAGGCCCACGACATGGCGCTGCGTGCGGTCGCGGCCGAGCTCGGCGGAGTGCTGCGGCTCTCCGACCGCACCGTGCAGGCGAGGATCGGCGACGCCCGCGAGATGGTCGAGCACTACCCGACCGCAGTGGATGCGTGGGAAGCCGGACTCATCACCCGCACCCACATGAACGTCATCGTCACCGCCGGACGCGCCGTGCCGGTCGAGCGGCGGGCCGAGTTCGAGACCGAAGCCCTCGAACGCAGCCTCACCGACACCCCGAACCGGGTGCGGGCTGGGCTCGAGATCTACGCCGAGCAACTCGCGGAGCGCACTCTCACCGAACGCCACGAGGAGGCCGCGCGGGAGCGGTGCGTGCGCGTGTTCCCGGGGCGGGACGGGATGTGCGACGTCGTCGCGACCGTGCCGATGGTGATCGGCGACGCGATCCTCGACCGCCTCACCCGCATGGGACAGACCGTGAACGACGTCTCCCCCGGTGACGATGAGCGGGGGATCGATCAGGTCCGTGCTGACGTGTTCGCCGATCTGCTCCTCGCCGGGACGCCCGCGCTCGATCCCACCCGCCACGGCGACCGCGAGGGCGCGCTCGGGGCGATCCGCGCCCAGGTGCAGGTCGTGATCCCCGCCCTCGCGCTGGTCGGCCATGACGAATCGTCCGCGGATCTGGTCGGACGATCGCCGATCGACGCGGACACCGCCCGACGGCTCGCCCGCAACGCACCCTCGCTCACCCGGATGCTCACCGACCCCGTCACCGGAACCGTCACCGCCGTCGACAACTACCGGCCCAGCTGGGCGCAGCGCCGACACCTGCGCGCCCGCGACCAGCACTGCCGCTTCCCCGGATGCCGGCAGGCCGCCATCCGCTGCGAACTGGATCACACCCTCGACCACGCCCTCGGCGGTGCCACCGCGCTGAGCAACCTCGCTCACCTCTGCCAGCGGCACCACTCCATGAAGCAGTTCACCGGATGGGCGGTTCGGCAACTGCCCGGCGGCGTGCTCGAGTGGACCTCCGAGACCGGACGGAGCTACCGCGAGAACGCACCGACCCCCGCGGTCGCATTCACCCCCGCGACGATGGCCACCACACGGACACCACCCGACCAGCCGATCCCAGCCAACCCGCGGGTCCCACCCGACCCGCCGATCCCACCCGACGTCGCGGGTGACCTGCACATCCCGATCGACCCCGACCCCGACGCGATCGACCGATTCTTCGAGCTGCTCGAGATCCAACTCGACCGTGCACTCGACCCCGCACCCTTCTGA
- a CDS encoding ribonucleotide-diphosphate reductase subunit beta, with translation MAILGTGIKEGLLLKPVTYKWAMDLYDQAVANTWFPNEIQLGEDIADFKKMTDEERHAITFLMSYFNPNELLVNKALAFGVYPYVNAPEAHLYLAKQMWEEANHCMSFEYVLETFPIDRNEAYNSHVDVPSMAKKEEFEVNFIRRMTEETLDITTTEGKQDFIRNLVAYNIILEGIWFYSGFMVALSFRQRNLLRNFGSLMDWIVRDESLHLKFGINLILTVLEENPDLQTEEFAAEIKQMIVDAVSMEEEYNRDLLPNGILGLNANYINQYVKYLADRRLEELGFEPEYNVSNPAKWMAAANDTLQLVNFFESTNTSYESNASATVASKSE, from the coding sequence ATGGCCATCCTCGGCACCGGAATCAAGGAAGGGCTGCTGCTCAAGCCCGTCACCTACAAGTGGGCGATGGACCTCTACGACCAGGCGGTCGCGAACACCTGGTTCCCGAACGAGATCCAGCTCGGCGAGGACATCGCCGACTTCAAGAAGATGACCGACGAAGAGCGTCACGCGATCACGTTCCTCATGTCGTACTTCAACCCGAACGAGCTGCTGGTCAACAAGGCCCTGGCCTTCGGCGTCTACCCCTACGTCAACGCTCCCGAGGCGCACCTCTACCTCGCGAAGCAGATGTGGGAGGAGGCGAACCACTGCATGTCGTTCGAGTACGTGCTCGAGACCTTCCCGATCGACCGCAACGAGGCCTACAACTCGCACGTCGACGTGCCGTCGATGGCGAAGAAGGAGGAGTTCGAGGTCAACTTCATCCGCCGCATGACGGAGGAGACCCTCGACATCACCACCACCGAGGGCAAGCAGGACTTCATCCGCAACCTCGTGGCGTACAACATCATCCTCGAGGGCATCTGGTTCTACTCGGGCTTCATGGTGGCGCTGTCGTTCCGTCAGCGGAACCTGCTGCGCAACTTCGGCTCGCTCATGGACTGGATCGTGCGCGACGAGAGCCTGCACCTGAAGTTCGGCATCAACCTGATCCTCACGGTGCTGGAGGAGAACCCCGACCTGCAGACGGAGGAGTTCGCCGCCGAGATCAAGCAGATGATCGTCGACGCCGTGTCGATGGAGGAGGAGTACAACCGCGACCTCCTGCCGAACGGCATCCTCGGCCTCAACGCGAACTACATCAACCAGTACGTGAAGTACCTGGCTGACCGTCGCCTCGAGGAGCTCGGCTTCGAGCCCGAGTACAACGTGTCGAACCCGGCGAAGTGGATGGCGGCGGCGAACGACACGCTGCAGCTCGTCAACTTCTTCGAGTCGACGAACACCTCGTACGAGTCGAACGCCTCGGCGACCGTCGCGTCGAAGAGCGAGTGA
- the hrpA gene encoding ATP-dependent RNA helicase HrpA has translation MTSSPDSPATAHPAASAPAAPVPYVIAYPPELPVSARRDDLLKAVRENQVVIVAGETGSGKTTQLPKILLEAGCEHIGHTQPRRIAARSIAERLSEELGVELGTVVGYQVRFTDQTSTSTRVKLMTDGVLLAEINRDRDLKRYDAIIIDEAHERSLTIDFLLGYLTRLLPRRPDLKVVITSATIDPESFAKHFADAQGEPAPIVEVSGRTFPVEVRYRPLVADAAATGGDEEDDADEVGPGAAGGRDQPDGILDALAELDRESAGDVLVFLSGEAEIRDAEDAVRGRYRESSGTEVLPLYGRLSAADQHRVFGARPAGVRRRVVLSTNVAETSLTVPGIKYVIDAGTARISRYSPRAKVQRLPIEAISQASANQRAGRAGRTSDGIAIRLYSEEDFARRPEFTDPEILRTGLAAVILQMISLDLGEIDAFPFLQPPDSRGIADGLDLLAELGAVHPSRDGGARQITRIGRELSRLPVDPRFGRMLVEGRRLGVAREVTAIVAGLSIQDVRERPLEKRPQADQLHARFRDPSSDFVSMLNLWNHLQREQKDRSGNAFRRMCRDEFLNYLRVREWQDLNRQILRALDLKGSEGSRAGGGRGRGARDEQGPDARGRGRGRGRGRGQNSEGAAAGAESTGTTVAERSGAAKTGTADSDGTTGSDADAIHKALLAGLLSRIGIRDDRTTGSNAGGKAAREDSRDENGRNRRGREFLGARGQKFTVFPGSALSSRPPAAVMAAELVETSRLFARTVAAIDPAWAEALAGDLVKRSHADPHWEKRQGAAVVNERVTLYGVVIVPRRRVQLARIDRAYARELLIRHAFVAGEWPNEIARDRAFDFDRDNRRLRRELAEVEERTRRRDILLDDEAVVDFYDGRLPREVATVREFESWWRTTRQEQPELLTMTRADLLPDDEPDVDESLYPSEWRSDDQRLALRYRFEPGAADDGVTVDVPLALLPGVQSDGFDWLVPGMREELVTALIKTLPKAIRRNVVPAGDWARRLVAELPSTPDGRLTERLAELIRRLAHTPVSPDDFDASRLPEHLRVSYSAVDERGRRVRRSKDLDELKTSLGERARTSVAKAATTPRSDLERTGLTSFDLDALPAVLDTKQGGNTIRAYPALVDEGSTAAIKLFGTESEATGAHAAGIRRLLALALPSPLSYVQEHLTGPEKMALATSPYRSTGALLDDALAAAIDERVGTRAPRTRVEFEALRDEISAGLLDAVFGVVATAAAVLDAARAADKAISKNSSLAFMSPLADARTQLEALVHPGFIGATGATQLRRVPVYLRGIAVRVEALVQNPGRDRVWQNEVESATALYREAGGALPLTPAVPERLRAVRWMLEELRVSLFAQQLGAAGPISIQRIRKALAG, from the coding sequence ATGACCTCCTCGCCTGACTCCCCCGCCACCGCGCATCCCGCGGCATCCGCGCCGGCTGCGCCTGTCCCCTACGTGATCGCGTACCCGCCCGAGCTGCCCGTGAGCGCGCGCCGCGACGATCTGCTGAAGGCCGTGCGCGAGAACCAGGTCGTGATCGTCGCCGGCGAGACCGGCTCGGGCAAGACGACGCAGCTGCCGAAGATCCTGCTCGAGGCCGGCTGCGAGCACATCGGCCACACCCAGCCGCGCCGCATCGCCGCGCGCAGCATCGCCGAGCGGCTGAGCGAGGAGCTCGGCGTCGAGCTCGGCACCGTCGTCGGCTACCAGGTGCGCTTCACCGACCAGACTTCGACCAGCACGCGCGTCAAGCTGATGACCGACGGCGTGCTGCTGGCCGAGATCAACCGCGACCGCGACCTGAAGCGCTATGACGCGATCATCATCGACGAAGCGCACGAGCGCAGCCTCACGATCGACTTCCTGCTCGGCTACCTCACCCGACTGCTGCCCCGACGCCCCGACCTCAAGGTCGTCATCACGAGCGCGACGATCGACCCGGAGAGCTTCGCGAAGCACTTCGCGGATGCGCAGGGCGAGCCCGCCCCGATCGTCGAGGTCTCGGGGCGCACCTTCCCGGTCGAGGTCCGCTACCGGCCGCTCGTCGCCGACGCCGCGGCGACCGGCGGCGATGAAGAGGACGACGCGGACGAGGTCGGGCCCGGCGCCGCCGGCGGCCGCGACCAGCCCGACGGCATCCTCGACGCCCTCGCCGAGCTCGACCGCGAGAGCGCCGGCGACGTGCTCGTCTTCCTCAGCGGCGAGGCCGAGATCCGCGACGCCGAGGATGCCGTGCGCGGCCGCTATCGCGAGTCGTCGGGCACCGAAGTGCTGCCGCTCTACGGACGACTCAGCGCCGCCGACCAGCACCGCGTCTTCGGCGCGCGCCCGGCCGGCGTGCGCCGTCGCGTCGTGCTCTCGACCAACGTCGCCGAGACGAGCCTCACGGTTCCCGGCATCAAGTACGTGATCGACGCCGGAACCGCCCGCATCAGCCGCTACTCGCCGCGTGCGAAGGTGCAGCGGCTGCCGATCGAGGCGATCAGCCAGGCCAGCGCCAATCAACGCGCGGGCCGCGCCGGCCGTACGAGCGATGGCATCGCGATCCGCCTCTATTCGGAAGAGGACTTCGCCCGCCGCCCCGAGTTCACCGACCCCGAGATCCTGCGCACCGGGCTCGCCGCGGTTATCCTGCAGATGATCTCGCTCGACCTCGGCGAGATCGACGCCTTCCCCTTCCTGCAGCCGCCGGACTCGCGCGGCATCGCCGACGGCCTCGATCTGCTCGCCGAGCTCGGCGCCGTGCATCCCAGCCGTGACGGCGGGGCCCGTCAGATCACCCGCATCGGGCGAGAGCTGTCGCGCCTGCCCGTCGACCCGCGCTTCGGCCGCATGCTCGTCGAGGGCCGCCGCCTCGGCGTCGCCCGCGAGGTGACGGCGATCGTCGCGGGGCTGAGCATCCAGGACGTGCGCGAGCGCCCGCTCGAGAAGCGCCCGCAAGCCGATCAGCTGCACGCGCGCTTCCGCGACCCGTCGAGCGACTTCGTGTCGATGCTCAACCTCTGGAACCACCTGCAGCGCGAGCAGAAGGACCGCAGCGGCAACGCCTTCCGGCGCATGTGCCGCGACGAGTTCCTCAATTACCTGCGCGTGCGCGAATGGCAGGACCTCAACCGCCAGATCCTGCGCGCCCTCGACCTCAAGGGCAGCGAGGGCAGCCGGGCCGGCGGCGGCCGCGGGCGCGGGGCGCGTGACGAGCAGGGGCCGGATGCGCGCGGGCGCGGACGAGGACGTGGTCGCGGGCGGGGCCAGAACTCCGAGGGCGCCGCCGCGGGAGCCGAGTCCACCGGCACCACGGTCGCCGAGCGGAGCGGCGCCGCGAAGACCGGCACCGCGGACTCCGACGGCACGACCGGCTCCGACGCCGACGCCATCCACAAGGCGCTGCTCGCGGGCCTGCTCAGCCGCATCGGCATCCGCGACGACCGGACGACCGGCTCGAACGCCGGAGGCAAGGCGGCCCGCGAGGACTCCCGCGACGAGAACGGCCGCAATCGCCGCGGTCGCGAGTTCCTCGGCGCGCGCGGTCAGAAGTTCACCGTGTTCCCCGGCTCGGCGCTGTCGTCGCGCCCGCCGGCCGCCGTCATGGCCGCCGAGCTCGTGGAGACCAGCCGCCTGTTCGCCCGCACGGTCGCCGCGATCGACCCCGCCTGGGCCGAGGCGCTCGCGGGCGACCTCGTGAAACGCAGCCACGCCGATCCGCATTGGGAGAAGCGGCAGGGCGCCGCGGTCGTCAACGAGCGCGTCACGCTCTACGGCGTCGTGATCGTGCCGCGCCGGCGTGTGCAGCTCGCCCGCATCGACCGGGCGTACGCGCGCGAGCTGCTCATCCGCCACGCCTTCGTCGCCGGCGAGTGGCCCAACGAGATCGCCCGCGACCGCGCTTTCGACTTCGACCGCGACAACCGCCGCCTGCGCCGCGAGCTCGCCGAGGTCGAGGAGCGCACGCGTCGCCGCGACATCCTGCTCGACGACGAGGCCGTCGTCGACTTCTACGACGGCCGGCTGCCACGCGAGGTCGCGACCGTGCGCGAGTTCGAGAGCTGGTGGCGCACGACCCGCCAGGAGCAGCCCGAGCTGCTCACGATGACGCGGGCCGACCTGCTGCCGGACGATGAACCGGACGTGGATGAGTCGCTCTATCCGAGCGAGTGGCGCAGCGACGACCAGCGCCTCGCCCTGCGCTACCGCTTCGAGCCCGGTGCGGCGGATGACGGCGTGACGGTGGATGTGCCGCTCGCCCTGCTGCCGGGTGTGCAGTCCGACGGCTTCGACTGGCTCGTGCCGGGCATGCGCGAGGAGCTCGTGACGGCGTTGATCAAGACGCTGCCGAAGGCGATCCGCCGCAACGTCGTGCCCGCCGGCGACTGGGCGCGCCGTCTCGTCGCCGAGCTGCCGTCGACGCCCGACGGACGCCTGACCGAGCGTCTGGCGGAGCTCATCCGCCGACTCGCCCACACTCCCGTCTCCCCCGACGACTTCGATGCGAGCCGACTGCCCGAGCACCTGCGCGTCAGCTACTCCGCGGTGGATGAGCGCGGCCGTCGCGTGCGCCGCTCGAAGGACCTCGACGAGCTGAAGACGAGCCTCGGCGAGCGCGCGCGCACGAGCGTGGCCAAGGCGGCGACGACGCCGCGGAGCGATCTCGAGCGCACCGGGCTCACGAGCTTCGACCTCGACGCGCTGCCGGCCGTGCTCGACACCAAGCAGGGCGGCAACACGATCCGCGCCTACCCCGCACTCGTCGACGAGGGCTCGACCGCAGCCATCAAGCTCTTCGGCACCGAGAGCGAAGCGACCGGCGCGCACGCCGCCGGCATCCGCCGTCTGCTCGCCCTCGCGCTGCCGAGCCCGCTCTCCTACGTGCAGGAGCACCTGACCGGCCCCGAGAAGATGGCGCTCGCCACGAGCCCCTACCGCTCGACCGGTGCTCTGCTCGACGACGCCCTCGCCGCCGCGATCGACGAGCGCGTCGGCACCCGTGCCCCGCGCACCCGTGTGGAGTTCGAGGCGCTGCGCGACGAGATCTCGGCCGGGCTGCTGGATGCGGTCTTCGGCGTCGTCGCGACCGCCGCGGCCGTTCTCGACGCGGCCCGCGCCGCCGACAAGGCGATCTCGAAGAACTCGAGCCTCGCGTTCATGTCGCCGCTCGCCGACGCGCGCACCCAGCTCGAGGCGCTCGTGCATCCCGGCTTCATCGGCGCGACCGGTGCGACCCAGCTGCGCCGCGTGCCCGTCTACCTGCGCGGCATCGCCGTGCGGGTCGAGGCGCTCGTGCAGAATCCCGGCCGCGACCGGGTCTGGCAGAACGAGGTCGAGAGCGCGACGGCGCTCTACCGCGAGGCCGGCGGTGCACTGCCGCTCACGCCGGCCGTGCCCGAGCGCCTGCGCGCCGTGCGCTGGATGCTCGAGGAGCTGCGCGTCTCGCTGTTCGCCCAGCAGCTCGGCGCAGCCGGTCCGATCTCGATCCAGCGCATCCGCAAGGCCCTCGCCGGCTGA
- a CDS encoding ribonucleoside-diphosphate reductase subunit alpha — protein MAITVVKRNGEREPYDANKINLAIEHASRGLDDSITWVTQIASELELTLFDGITTQQLDEAVIQVALQNVKDDPQFDTVAARLLLKTIYKRVLGDYDTDAELKALHAEHFVAYVNQGVDELLLDSRFTTGIFDLDRLAAALEPERDKLLKYIGAVTLNNRYGIKARDNEPLEVPQYFWMRIAMGLSLNEPDATSHAIAFYDKMSKLEYLAAGSTLVNAGTSYPQLSNCFVMEMQDDIEHIAKSVRDVMWLTKGTGGIGLSVSKLRAQGSPIRSNNTTSTGPIPFMHTIDSVLRAVSRGGKKFGALCFYMENWHLDFPEFLDLRQNSGDPYRRTRTANTAVWISDEFMKRVQNDEDWYLFDPLEVSDLGELYGKAFSERYAEYAAKAEAGELNMFKKIRAREQFKAILISLQTTSHPWLTWKDTINNRALNNNTGTIHLSNLCTEVCLPQDVDNVSVCNLASINLPRHLVRGEDGQLGFDWDLIAESARLAVRQLDNLLDITLSSVAEADFSNQQNRAIGLGVMGFTDIVERLGISYESEEAYDLIDEIMEHVSYAAIEESVKLAEERGSYPNFAGSRWSEGLVPFDSIALTEADRGMEIKVDRTTRLDWDALRAKVKGGMRNATLMAIAPTASIGLVAGTTPGLDPQFSQIFSRATSNGKFLEINHNLVNALREAGIWEQVRERILRSQGDIQSIEAIPDEIKNVFKTSFQLSPYAFLDVAARAQKWVDQAISRNMYLETRDLGDMMDIYYGAWERGVKTTYYLHVKPRHTAEQSTVKVNKTEDLDAQKTAKRGFGAAAPATAGASSEAAPSAAPARRGFGGLGK, from the coding sequence ATGGCCATCACCGTCGTCAAGCGCAACGGAGAGCGCGAGCCCTACGACGCGAACAAGATCAACCTGGCCATCGAGCACGCGAGCCGCGGTCTCGACGACAGCATCACCTGGGTCACCCAGATCGCCAGCGAACTCGAGCTCACGCTCTTCGACGGCATCACGACCCAGCAGCTCGACGAGGCCGTGATCCAGGTCGCCCTGCAGAACGTCAAGGACGACCCGCAGTTCGACACCGTGGCCGCCCGCCTGCTGCTCAAGACCATCTACAAGCGCGTGCTCGGCGACTACGACACCGACGCCGAGCTCAAGGCGCTGCACGCCGAGCACTTCGTCGCCTACGTCAACCAGGGCGTCGACGAGCTGCTGCTCGACTCGCGCTTCACGACCGGCATCTTCGACCTCGACCGCCTCGCGGCCGCCCTCGAGCCCGAGCGCGACAAGCTGCTCAAGTACATCGGCGCCGTCACGCTCAACAACCGCTACGGCATCAAGGCCCGCGACAACGAGCCGCTCGAGGTTCCCCAGTACTTCTGGATGCGCATCGCGATGGGCCTCTCGCTCAACGAGCCCGACGCCACCAGCCACGCGATCGCCTTCTACGACAAGATGTCGAAGCTCGAGTACCTCGCGGCCGGCTCGACCCTCGTCAACGCGGGAACCTCCTACCCGCAGCTCTCCAACTGCTTCGTCATGGAGATGCAGGACGACATCGAGCACATCGCCAAGAGCGTGCGCGACGTCATGTGGCTCACCAAGGGCACCGGCGGCATCGGCCTCTCCGTGTCGAAGCTGCGCGCCCAGGGCTCGCCCATCCGCTCGAACAACACGACGAGCACCGGCCCGATCCCGTTCATGCACACGATCGACTCGGTGCTGCGTGCGGTCAGCCGCGGAGGCAAGAAGTTCGGCGCCCTCTGCTTCTACATGGAGAACTGGCACCTCGACTTCCCCGAGTTCCTCGACCTGCGTCAGAACTCCGGCGACCCCTACCGCCGCACCCGCACCGCCAACACGGCCGTCTGGATCTCGGACGAGTTCATGAAGCGCGTGCAGAACGACGAGGACTGGTACCTCTTCGACCCGCTCGAGGTCAGCGACCTGGGCGAGCTCTATGGCAAGGCCTTCTCGGAGCGCTACGCCGAGTACGCCGCCAAGGCCGAGGCCGGCGAGCTCAACATGTTCAAGAAGATCCGCGCCCGCGAGCAGTTCAAGGCGATCCTGATCTCGCTCCAGACCACCAGCCACCCGTGGCTGACCTGGAAGGACACGATCAACAACCGCGCCCTCAACAACAACACGGGCACGATCCACCTCTCGAACCTCTGCACCGAGGTCTGCCTGCCGCAGGACGTCGACAACGTCTCGGTCTGCAACCTGGCGTCGATCAACCTGCCGCGCCACCTCGTGCGCGGCGAGGACGGTCAGCTCGGCTTCGACTGGGACCTGATCGCCGAGTCGGCCCGCCTGGCCGTGCGCCAGCTCGACAACCTGCTCGACATCACCCTGTCGAGCGTGGCCGAGGCCGACTTCTCGAACCAGCAGAACCGCGCCATCGGCCTGGGCGTCATGGGCTTCACCGACATCGTCGAGCGCCTCGGCATCTCGTACGAGTCGGAGGAGGCCTACGACCTCATCGACGAGATCATGGAGCACGTCTCCTACGCGGCCATCGAGGAGAGCGTCAAGCTCGCCGAAGAGCGCGGCTCGTACCCGAACTTCGCCGGCTCGCGCTGGTCGGAGGGTCTCGTGCCCTTCGACTCGATCGCCCTCACCGAGGCCGACCGCGGCATGGAGATCAAGGTCGACCGCACCACGCGCCTCGACTGGGACGCGCTGCGCGCCAAGGTCAAGGGCGGCATGCGCAACGCGACGCTCATGGCGATCGCGCCGACCGCATCCATCGGCCTCGTCGCCGGCACCACGCCCGGCCTCGACCCGCAGTTCTCGCAGATCTTCAGCCGCGCGACCAGCAACGGCAAGTTCCTCGAGATCAACCACAACCTGGTCAACGCGCTGCGCGAGGCGGGCATCTGGGAGCAGGTGCGCGAGCGCATCCTGCGCAGCCAGGGCGACATCCAGAGCATCGAGGCGATCCCCGACGAGATCAAGAACGTCTTCAAGACGAGCTTCCAGCTCTCGCCGTACGCCTTCCTCGACGTCGCCGCGCGCGCCCAGAAGTGGGTCGACCAGGCGATCAGCCGCAACATGTACCTCGAGACGCGCGACCTCGGCGACATGATGGACATCTACTACGGAGCCTGGGAGCGCGGCGTCAAGACCACGTACTACCTGCACGTGAAGCCGCGTCACACCGCCGAGCAGTCGACGGTCAAGGTCAACAAGACCGAGGACCTGGATGCGCAGAAGACCGCCAAGCGCGGCTTCGGCGCCGCCGCGCCGGCGACCGCGGGCGCCTCCTCCGAGGCTGCTCCGAGTGCGGCCCCGGCCCGCCGCGGATTCGGTGGACTGGGCAAGTGA
- a CDS encoding MFS transporter, translating to MKSYLDLLRTSGVGRIIAAQLTARFPSGMLSLAYLLHIEHLFHSYGAAGLVLATTSIGQAVSGPLTSRWMGRWAMRPVLILTTLVCSTTMIVVALLPPGVPLPVYMAVGLLGGLAFPPVQPAVRTIYPKMVTARQLTPLFSLDASAQEIIWVAGPVVTTFIATQISTVLAILIAAGFCLGGGAWFIFSPEVGRVRIPRSKRAFGKVLTRPTVLVVTVVGFVLIGACAAIEASVVASFGEGSVESGAVLAVFALGSLVGGLAFGHAPVGRWSLARRMIVFVVGAVASVIAWEFWSLTAAVLIAGLAVAPALAVMFAAVSSSVKFSDTAEAYGWVGTGQLIGAAAGSAIAGVMIDHFDARGGLAAAAGFAVFALLVPLIFARALPDLRGRDASPIPDTEPVQTLRP from the coding sequence GTGAAGAGCTATCTCGACCTGCTGCGAACCTCGGGCGTGGGGCGCATCATCGCCGCCCAGCTGACCGCCCGATTCCCCTCCGGCATGCTCTCGCTGGCCTACCTGCTGCACATCGAGCACCTCTTCCACAGCTACGGCGCAGCCGGCCTCGTGCTCGCGACCACCAGCATCGGGCAGGCGGTCTCCGGTCCGCTCACCAGTCGGTGGATGGGCCGCTGGGCGATGCGCCCGGTGCTGATCCTCACGACGCTCGTCTGCAGCACGACGATGATCGTCGTCGCGCTGCTGCCCCCGGGGGTCCCACTGCCGGTCTACATGGCCGTCGGACTGCTCGGCGGCCTCGCCTTCCCGCCCGTGCAGCCGGCCGTGCGCACGATCTACCCGAAGATGGTCACCGCCCGCCAGCTCACCCCGCTGTTCTCGCTGGACGCGTCGGCGCAGGAGATCATCTGGGTCGCCGGACCCGTCGTCACCACCTTCATCGCGACGCAGATCTCGACCGTGCTGGCGATCCTCATCGCCGCCGGCTTCTGCCTCGGCGGCGGAGCGTGGTTCATCTTCTCGCCCGAGGTCGGGCGCGTGCGCATCCCCCGCTCCAAGCGCGCCTTCGGGAAGGTGCTCACCCGGCCGACCGTGCTCGTGGTCACCGTCGTCGGCTTCGTGCTGATCGGCGCCTGCGCCGCGATCGAGGCCAGCGTGGTCGCGTCGTTCGGCGAGGGCAGCGTCGAGTCGGGCGCCGTGCTGGCCGTCTTCGCGCTCGGCTCGCTCGTCGGCGGTCTCGCCTTCGGCCACGCCCCCGTGGGCCGCTGGAGCCTCGCCCGGCGCATGATCGTGTTCGTCGTCGGCGCCGTCGCGTCGGTCATCGCCTGGGAGTTCTGGTCGCTCACCGCCGCGGTGCTCATCGCCGGACTCGCGGTCGCCCCGGCCCTCGCGGTCATGTTCGCCGCCGTGTCGTCGAGCGTGAAGTTCAGCGACACCGCCGAGGCCTACGGCTGGGTCGGCACCGGTCAGCTGATCGGCGCCGCAGCCGGCTCGGCGATCGCCGGGGTGATGATCGACCACTTCGACGCCCGGGGCGGCCTCGCCGCCGCGGCGGGCTTCGCCGTGTTCGCCCTGCTCGTACCGCTGATCTTCGCGCGGGCCCTGCCCGATCTGCGCGGCCGCGACGCCTCGCCGATCCCCGACACCGAGCCCGTGCAGACGCTGCGGCCCTGA
- a CDS encoding carboxymuconolactone decarboxylase family protein — MTEFYDREGDRAYTADYKTSTPDILKAFSDFDNAVFAKEGRAIPLKYRELIALAVGITTQCVYCIDAHSQKAVAAGATQDELAEAGWVATAIRAGGGFAHARLAFKLSGIHDHDGDVQQA; from the coding sequence ATGACCGAGTTCTACGACCGCGAAGGCGACCGCGCCTACACCGCCGACTACAAGACGTCGACGCCCGACATCCTCAAGGCCTTCAGCGACTTCGACAACGCCGTCTTCGCGAAGGAGGGCCGCGCGATCCCGCTGAAGTACCGCGAGCTCATCGCCCTCGCCGTCGGCATCACGACGCAGTGCGTCTACTGCATCGACGCGCACTCGCAGAAGGCCGTCGCCGCGGGCGCCACGCAGGACGAGCTGGCCGAGGCCGGATGGGTCGCGACCGCGATCCGCGCCGGCGGCGGCTTCGCGCACGCCCGCCTCGCGTTCAAGCTCTCGGGCATCCACGACCACGACGGCGACGTGCAGCAGGCCTGA